Proteins encoded in a region of the Streptomyces liliiviolaceus genome:
- a CDS encoding site-2 protease family protein, with the protein MDESGGSGQPRSGTDEADEHRTGRPRPGDPATTTARPPSDQQPHDPGTPAAPEETTGPPHPEPTDDQGGEERTPAPPTGTSHPAPAPADTPTDDHATEQPHTTAQPHTAHRSEAHTPAPPGGKKSGKGPAPKRPKEPGGGILMGRPFGVPVYVAPSWFLVAALITWVFGGQLDRVLPELGMARYLVSLFFAVAFYASVLVHELAHTVAALRFKLPVRRIQLQFFGGVSEIEKESETPGREFVLAFVGPLLSLVLGGVFYLALQTVEPGTVPGVLLGGLMISNLIVAAFNLLPGLPLDGGRMLRAVVWKITGKPMSGTIAAAWVGRALAISVLIGLPLLTHSGGLGTDAQDIGGMDTVMDALLAAILAGIIWTGAGNSLRVARLREHLPELRARALTRRAVPVETHTPLSEALRRANEAGARALVVVDADGDPLSLVREAAIVGVPEHRRPWVAVSGLAQDLTDGMRVSAELAGEDLLEVLRATPATEYLVVEDSGEIYGVLSAADVEKAFVKAMARPS; encoded by the coding sequence GTGGACGAGAGCGGCGGGAGCGGGCAGCCGCGTTCCGGCACCGACGAGGCGGACGAGCACCGCACGGGTCGGCCGCGACCCGGTGACCCGGCGACCACGACGGCCCGGCCGCCCTCCGACCAGCAGCCGCACGACCCCGGCACCCCGGCCGCACCGGAGGAGACGACCGGCCCGCCCCACCCCGAACCGACCGACGACCAGGGCGGCGAGGAGCGGACCCCCGCACCGCCCACCGGCACGAGCCACCCCGCCCCGGCCCCCGCGGACACACCCACCGACGACCACGCGACCGAACAGCCGCACACCACCGCACAGCCCCACACCGCCCACAGGTCCGAGGCCCACACCCCTGCGCCGCCCGGCGGCAAGAAGAGCGGCAAGGGCCCCGCCCCCAAGCGGCCCAAAGAACCAGGCGGCGGCATCCTCATGGGACGCCCCTTCGGCGTACCCGTGTACGTCGCCCCCAGCTGGTTCCTCGTCGCCGCACTCATCACCTGGGTCTTCGGCGGCCAGCTCGACCGCGTCCTGCCCGAGCTGGGCATGGCCCGCTACCTCGTCTCCCTGTTCTTCGCGGTCGCCTTCTACGCCTCCGTCCTCGTCCACGAACTGGCCCACACGGTCGCCGCCCTGCGCTTCAAACTGCCCGTACGCCGCATCCAGCTCCAGTTCTTCGGCGGCGTCTCCGAGATCGAGAAGGAATCCGAGACACCCGGACGCGAGTTCGTCCTCGCCTTCGTCGGCCCCCTGCTCTCCCTCGTCCTCGGCGGCGTCTTCTACCTCGCCCTCCAGACCGTCGAACCCGGCACCGTCCCCGGCGTCCTGCTCGGCGGCCTGATGATCTCCAACCTGATCGTCGCCGCGTTCAACCTGCTCCCCGGCCTGCCCCTCGACGGCGGCCGCATGCTCCGCGCCGTCGTCTGGAAGATCACCGGCAAACCCATGAGCGGCACCATCGCCGCCGCCTGGGTCGGCCGCGCCCTCGCGATCTCCGTACTCATCGGACTGCCCCTGCTCACCCACTCAGGCGGCCTCGGCACCGACGCCCAGGACATCGGCGGCATGGACACCGTCATGGACGCCCTCCTCGCCGCGATCCTCGCCGGCATCATCTGGACCGGCGCCGGAAACAGCCTCCGCGTGGCCCGCCTGCGCGAACACCTGCCCGAGCTGAGAGCCCGCGCCCTCACCCGGCGCGCGGTCCCCGTCGAGACCCACACCCCCCTCTCCGAAGCACTGCGCCGCGCCAACGAAGCCGGCGCACGCGCCCTGGTCGTCGTCGACGCCGACGGCGACCCCCTCTCCCTCGTCCGCGAAGCCGCCATCGTCGGCGTACCCGAACACCGCCGCCCCTGGGTCGCCGTCAGCGGACTCGCCCAGGACCTCACCGACGGCATGCGCGTCTCCGCCGAACTCGCCGGCGAAGACCTCCTCGAAGTCCTGCGCGCCACCCCGGCCACCGAATACCTCGTGGTCGAGGACTCCGGAGAGATCTACGGAGTCCTCTCGGCGGCGGACGTGGAGAAGGCCTTCGTGAAGGCCATGGCCCGCCCCAGCTGA
- a CDS encoding RecB family exonuclease — protein sequence METSTDGVARDGSEAVPAGDAVQPSDVVAAPPADSPAGPAGAVVPRPADATAGAGGSAGRVREPAAPTSLSPSRAGDFMQCPLLYRFRVIDKLPEKPSEAATRGTLVHAVLERLFDAPATERTAPRAKSLIPGQWDRLREAKPELAELFADSDEQTAGEQLTRWLGEAERLVERWFTLEDPTRLEPAERELFVEAQLDSGLKLRGIIDRVDVAPSGEVRIVDYKTGKAPRPEYAEGALFQMKFYALVVWRLKQVVPRRLQLVYLGSGDVLTYDPVPADLERVERKLHSLWEAIRLATETGDWRPRPTKLCGWCDHRAVCPEFGGTPPPYPLPVRAPGSDGA from the coding sequence ATGGAAACCAGCACCGACGGCGTCGCGCGGGACGGCTCCGAAGCCGTACCGGCGGGCGATGCGGTCCAGCCGTCCGACGTCGTGGCCGCGCCGCCCGCGGACTCCCCTGCCGGACCGGCCGGAGCCGTGGTGCCCCGGCCCGCGGACGCCACTGCCGGGGCGGGCGGGTCCGCCGGTCGGGTCCGGGAGCCGGCGGCTCCGACCTCGTTGTCCCCCTCGCGGGCCGGGGACTTCATGCAGTGTCCTTTGCTGTACCGCTTCCGGGTGATCGACAAGCTGCCCGAGAAGCCGAGTGAGGCGGCGACCCGCGGGACGCTGGTGCACGCGGTGCTGGAGCGGCTCTTCGACGCCCCGGCCACCGAGCGGACGGCGCCGCGCGCGAAGTCGCTGATCCCGGGGCAGTGGGACCGGCTGCGGGAGGCGAAGCCCGAGCTGGCGGAGTTGTTCGCGGACTCCGACGAGCAGACGGCCGGCGAGCAGCTGACGCGCTGGCTCGGTGAGGCGGAGCGGCTGGTCGAGCGGTGGTTCACGCTGGAGGATCCGACCCGTCTGGAGCCGGCGGAGCGCGAGCTGTTCGTGGAGGCGCAGCTGGACTCGGGTCTGAAGCTGCGGGGCATCATCGACCGGGTGGACGTGGCGCCCTCGGGTGAGGTGCGGATCGTCGACTACAAGACGGGCAAGGCTCCGCGTCCGGAGTACGCGGAGGGGGCCCTGTTCCAGATGAAGTTCTACGCCCTGGTGGTGTGGCGGCTGAAACAGGTCGTTCCGCGCCGTCTCCAGCTGGTCTATCTGGGCAGCGGCGACGTGCTGACGTACGACCCGGTGCCGGCCGATCTGGAGCGTGTGGAGCGGAAGTTGCACTCGTTGTGGGAGGCGATCCGGCTGGCCACGGAGACGGGTGACTGGCGTCCGCGGCCCACGAAGCTGTGCGGCTGGTGCGATCACCGGGCGGTGTGTCCGGAATTCGGTGGTACTCCCCCGCCGTATCCGCTGCCGGTGCGGGCGCCCGGGTCCGACGGCGCCTGA
- a CDS encoding response regulator: MAIRVLLVDDQPLLRTGFRMILEAEQDIAVVGEAGDGLQAIDQVRALQPDVVLMDIRMPRMDGVEATRQITGPGRDGPAKVLVLTTFDLDEYVVEALRAGASGFLLKDAPANELVQAIRVVAAGEAMLAPSITRRLLDKYAGHLPSGDEPVPDTLHTLTEREVEVLKLVARGLSNAEIAADLFVSETTVKTHVGHVLTKLGLRDRVQAAVYAYESGLVRPGAQ, from the coding sequence GTGGCCATCCGCGTCCTACTGGTCGACGACCAGCCGCTGCTGCGCACCGGCTTCCGGATGATTCTGGAGGCGGAGCAGGACATCGCGGTCGTCGGCGAGGCCGGTGACGGTCTCCAGGCGATCGATCAGGTTCGTGCCCTGCAGCCCGATGTGGTTCTGATGGACATCCGTATGCCGAGGATGGACGGGGTCGAGGCGACCCGGCAGATCACCGGTCCGGGCCGGGACGGTCCGGCGAAGGTGCTGGTGCTGACGACCTTCGATCTCGACGAGTACGTGGTGGAGGCGCTGCGCGCCGGCGCCAGCGGTTTCCTGCTGAAGGACGCCCCGGCCAACGAGTTGGTGCAGGCGATCCGGGTGGTGGCGGCGGGCGAGGCGATGCTGGCGCCGAGTATCACCCGCCGGCTGCTCGACAAGTACGCGGGTCATCTGCCTTCGGGCGACGAGCCGGTGCCGGACACCCTGCACACACTGACCGAGCGTGAGGTCGAGGTGTTGAAGCTGGTGGCCCGCGGGTTGTCGAACGCGGAGATCGCCGCCGATCTGTTCGTCAGCGAGACCACGGTCAAGACGCATGTGGGCCATGTGCTGACCAAGCTGGGGCTGCGGGACCGGGTGCAGGCCGCGGTGTACGCGTACGAGAGCGGTCTGGTGCGTCCCGGGGCGCAGTGA
- a CDS encoding ABC transporter substrate-binding protein: protein MNRKPLVLPAAIGLLASVLAACGGSDSGGDGGDAIVVGTTDRFTASKEAPAPFDPAYAYDVGAWNVLRQTVQTLMAMPNGGGDPTPEAAEECGFTDSGNERYACTLRKDLKFSNGDPVTAEDVKFSIDRALQIKADTGVFALLSTVDAVETKGDREVIFHLNSADATFPFKLSTPVAGILNPKDYAKNKLRDGFDVSGSGPYSLKAETKGDDVTKVVFTKNPYYQGISDVKNDKVELRSFEDTDSMGAAIDKGDIDMMTRTMSPEQIKKLQNAKDSKIDVIEQPGLEIRYIGFDVEKPSLKEKAVRQAIAHIVNRGELTSKVYGTGADPLYSMVPATVTGHANSFFNEYGEPDVTKAKNLLTAANVTTPVKFTMNYTTDHYGSATKAEFETLQKQLNDTGLFDVDIKGEKWETYRPKQREGKFAVYGMGWFPDFPDAETFLTPFLDKDNTIASPYVNKRIRENLIPESRREADRLSASKSIEEIQSIVADDVPLLPLWQGKQYVAVRDDITGAEYALNSSATLQLWELGRGVGS from the coding sequence ATGAACCGTAAGCCTTTGGTGCTGCCGGCCGCGATCGGTCTGCTCGCCTCTGTCCTCGCCGCGTGCGGCGGTTCCGACAGTGGAGGCGACGGCGGCGACGCAATCGTCGTCGGTACCACCGACCGGTTCACCGCCTCGAAGGAGGCACCGGCCCCGTTCGACCCGGCCTACGCGTACGACGTCGGCGCCTGGAACGTGCTGCGCCAGACGGTCCAGACCCTGATGGCCATGCCCAACGGCGGCGGCGACCCCACTCCGGAGGCCGCCGAGGAGTGCGGATTCACCGACTCCGGCAACGAGCGGTACGCCTGCACGCTGCGCAAGGACCTCAAGTTCTCCAACGGTGACCCCGTCACCGCCGAGGACGTGAAGTTCTCCATCGACCGCGCGCTGCAGATCAAGGCCGACACGGGCGTCTTCGCCCTCCTGTCGACCGTCGACGCCGTCGAGACCAAGGGCGACCGCGAGGTGATCTTCCACCTCAACAGCGCCGACGCCACCTTCCCGTTCAAGCTGTCCACGCCGGTCGCGGGCATCCTGAACCCCAAGGACTACGCCAAGAACAAGCTGCGGGACGGCTTCGACGTCAGCGGCTCCGGCCCGTACAGCCTCAAGGCCGAGACCAAGGGCGACGACGTCACCAAGGTCGTCTTCACCAAGAACCCGTATTACCAGGGGATCTCGGACGTCAAGAACGACAAGGTCGAGCTGCGGTCCTTCGAGGACACGGACTCCATGGGCGCCGCGATCGACAAGGGCGACATCGACATGATGACCCGCACCATGTCGCCCGAGCAGATCAAGAAGCTGCAGAACGCCAAGGACAGCAAGATCGATGTGATCGAGCAGCCCGGCCTTGAGATCCGCTACATCGGCTTCGACGTCGAGAAGCCGTCCCTGAAGGAGAAGGCGGTCCGCCAGGCGATCGCCCACATCGTCAACCGCGGCGAACTGACCTCCAAGGTGTACGGCACCGGCGCCGACCCGCTGTACTCCATGGTCCCGGCCACCGTCACCGGCCACGCCAACTCGTTCTTCAACGAGTACGGCGAGCCCGACGTCACCAAGGCCAAGAACCTCCTCACCGCGGCGAACGTCACCACACCGGTGAAGTTCACGATGAACTACACGACGGACCACTACGGCTCCGCCACCAAGGCCGAGTTCGAGACGCTGCAGAAGCAGCTCAACGACACGGGCCTGTTCGACGTGGACATCAAGGGCGAGAAGTGGGAGACCTACCGCCCCAAGCAGCGCGAGGGCAAGTTCGCGGTCTACGGCATGGGCTGGTTCCCCGACTTCCCGGACGCGGAGACCTTCCTGACGCCGTTCCTGGACAAGGACAACACCATCGCGTCGCCGTACGTGAACAAGCGCATCCGGGAGAACCTGATCCCGGAGTCCCGCCGCGAGGCCGACCGCCTCAGCGCCTCGAAGAGCATCGAGGAGATCCAGAGCATCGTCGCCGACGACGTCCCGCTCCTGCCCCTGTGGCAGGGCAAGCAGTACGTCGCCGTACGGGACGACATCACCGGCGCCGAGTACGCGCTCAACTCGTCGGCCACGCTGCAGCTGTGGGAGCTGGGCCGCGGAGTCGGCAGCTGA
- a CDS encoding HAD-IA family hydrolase has protein sequence MTSTVPPPGTRTAESSTLQAVLLDMDGTLVDTEGFWWDAEVEVFAQLGHRLDDAWRHVVVGGPMTRSAGFLIEATGATITLSELTVLLNDGFENRIARTLPLMPGAARLLAELAAHGIPTALVSASHRRIIDRVLLSLGAQNFTLTIAGDEVERTKPFPDPYLIAAAGLGADPARCAVIEDTATGVAAAEAAGCQVVAVPSVAPIAPAAGRTVVRSLEQVDLPFLRGLMTEKR, from the coding sequence ATGACCAGTACGGTCCCCCCACCCGGCACCCGGACAGCCGAAAGCTCCACCCTCCAGGCAGTTCTCCTGGACATGGACGGAACCCTCGTCGACACGGAGGGCTTCTGGTGGGACGCCGAGGTCGAGGTGTTCGCCCAGCTCGGCCACCGGCTGGACGACGCCTGGCGCCACGTGGTGGTCGGCGGCCCCATGACCCGCAGCGCCGGCTTCCTCATCGAGGCCACCGGCGCCACGATCACCCTCTCCGAACTCACCGTGCTGCTGAACGACGGGTTCGAGAACCGCATCGCCCGGACCCTCCCGCTGATGCCCGGCGCCGCGAGACTCCTGGCAGAGCTGGCCGCGCACGGCATCCCCACCGCGCTGGTCTCCGCCTCGCACCGCCGCATCATCGACCGCGTACTGCTCTCGCTCGGCGCGCAGAACTTCACCCTGACCATCGCGGGCGACGAGGTGGAGCGCACCAAGCCGTTCCCCGACCCGTATCTGATCGCGGCCGCCGGACTGGGCGCGGATCCGGCCAGGTGCGCGGTCATCGAGGACACCGCGACGGGCGTGGCCGCCGCCGAGGCGGCGGGCTGCCAGGTCGTGGCCGTACCGTCCGTGGCGCCGATCGCCCCGGCTGCCGGAAGGACCGTCGTACGGTCCCTCGAACAGGTCGACCTGCCTTTTCTCCGGGGCCTGATGACGGAAAAGCGCTAA